A region of the Saccharomyces eubayanus strain FM1318 chromosome V, whole genome shotgun sequence genome:
ATCTATATATGAATGTGGGAGGAACCTGAAGATAGTTCTAGTGCAGTTCCGATAACTTGGTTTTGAGTGACATTTCTACTGAACGACAATATGAAAAGTAATAAATTATTGATAAGGGCTTCCACGAAATCCTGCGCTGATGTTAATTGCGAGGAGGATGCTATGGACAGATTAGGACCGGTTAAGGTTTTAACGGAAGGCAAGCTTTTGAGCAAGTTTGAAGAGCCTGGCTCAATGAGATGTGGATATAGTGAAGCTAAGAATTGGGTCAGAAGATTGTCAAGCGAAACAATTGTAGGTGAAGATACAAATAATCTTTACCCATTTTATGTGGATACTGCGTATGACGTTCGACGTTTGAATAAAGACATCATAAACGCAAAAATTGAATTGTATGTGGAGAATTTAATCATCATTTGTAATATCAATGACGTTTCCACAGTATTTCTCATGAGGGAAGTTGTGGAATGGACTCTGTGCAATTTTCCATCAACAACTGTATATGTGcaagatatttttgaaaaatcagcTCACTTTGCAGCTAGTGATCTATGCAAAGATAGCAATTGCAAGCAAAGTAGAATAAAGTATTGGTCAAAGGAATTTGTCCAAAATCATGATTCGTTCTTCGATTTGGTTATAACTTTAGGAGGTGATGGGACTGTCCTTTTTGCTTCATCCATATTTCCTAAAAATGTACCACCTATCGTCCCATTTGCCCTTGGTTCATTGGGGTTTTTAACtaattttgaattcaaaaagttcAAGGAGACATTATCGCATGTCTTAACGGAAAAGGTCCGCATCAATTTACGTATGCGATTGCAGTGCAAAGTTTATCATAGAAACGAAACTGAAACTGACGCTGCCACCGGAAAGCGGGTATgttttattgattttgtttctgaACATCACGTCCTCAATGAAATAACCATAGATAGAGGTCCAACTCCTTGCTTGTCCTTATTGGAGCTTTACGGACACAATTCATTGATGACTAAGGTCCAAGGCGATGGATTGATTGTAGCCACACCTACAGGGTCCACAGCATACTCGTTAAGTGCAGGTGGGTCTTTGATATCGCCGAGTGTGAACGCTATAGCGGTAACGCCAATCTGTCCTCATACTTTGAGTTTTAGGCCTATAATTTTACCAGATAGTATAGAGCTGAAAGTTAGAGTGGACTTGAATTCAAGAGGGACATCGTGGGTAAACTTTGACGGCAAAGATAGAATTGAATTGAAACAAGGTGATTATGTCGTAGTAACTGCAAGTCCGTATGCAGTGCCAACCATTGAGTCATCTCCGAGTGAGTTTATCGAAAGCATAAGTAAAAATCTCAAATGGAATGAGCGAGAGGAACAGAAACCTTTTGCTCATTTCCTCTCAAccaaaaatcaagaaaagtataaaaTAGACTCATCAAcgaatgaagaaaatgttgaagAGATGATAAGAGATATGAATGAAAACGCAAGCAACAGCACTGATAGTTCGTCTATAAGCACAAGTTCACAAGATGAGGGAAATCTGCGTGCAACGGAATCAAAAGTAGCTGTTGGACGGACTCGTCAAGCGCATTTCGCAATTTAGTCCTCCTCCTCattatttgattttccTATTCAGTGGCgcatcaaagaaaaaaaaaatgggccACGTTGCGGACAATGATAATCGCCTATATTCAAATGTCTTTGCACTAAATTATGTTTATCTCAACGACCTAATCGAGAAAGAGTCACATGTACGCATACAACGTAGCCGGGTTGGGCCAGCATTCTGCGCTCTGCAGAAAgcttcctttctttttcctcatGCGTCCGTAGTTAATGTCACTACTTcatttgataatattgCCTATCTCGCAGTTCTTGCGAGACTATTTCCAAAAGCGGTAACGGCTATTTTGGTGGGAACCCTGTTGGGAACTTTAATTATGCGAAAGAATGCCCGATGGGGCGAAAACgcgaaaattttgaaaaactttttttcaacttcgAAGGTAGATTAAGTTTCTACCAAGATTTAGCAGAGATCTGCAATATGGGATTGTTTcaaatctgaaaaaaactaaTTAGAGGCGTTTAAGACAGGTTtagtatataaaaagaattacATTCCCGGCCGTCATGTTTTCTGTCAATGCGTCCTTTCTTTGGGGAAgcattttttaattctttatcatataggctaaaaataaatatcaCTTTCATAATGGCAATCGTTCGCAATTGGCTATTTTGTTTAGTCGgtgttttttcctttgtgtTACGTGTAGAAGCCAGTACTTATTGTAACGCCACACAAGCATGTCCCCAAGATAAGCCATGTTGTTCACAATTCGGTGAATGTGGTACCGGTCAATATTGTTTGAATAACTGTGATGTGAGATATTCGTTTAGTCAGGATTCGTGTATGCCAGTGCCAATATGTAAGAGTTCATCCACCAAGTTCAATGATTATTCTTCCAAGATGGGAAATGCTGATGTTTTCTTGGGTAATGTCAGCGAGGCTGATTGGTTGTATTCTGGTAGGGTTTTAGAttatgatgacgaagaaagTTTGATTTTGGCTATGCCAAAAAACAGTGGTGGTAccattatttcttctaCAAGGGCTGTGTGGTATGGTAAAGTCAGTGCCAGAATTAAGACATCGCACCTTGCTGGTGTGATCACTGCGTTTATCTTATATTCCGGTGCAGGTGATGAAATTGATTACGAATTTGTTGGTGCTGATCTAGAAACTGTTCAAACCAATTACTATTGGGAAAGTGTTTTGAACTTCACTAATAGTGCCAATATATCCACCACTGATACCTTTGACAACTTCCATACTTACGAGATGGATTGGCATGAAGACTACGTGACATGGTCTATTGACAACGTTGTTGGTAGGACtttgttcaaaaacgaAACCTATAACTCCACCACCAACAGTTATCACTACCCACAAACTCCATCCAAGGTAGATATTTCTATTTGGCCCGGTGGTAACTCTACTAATCCTCCAGGTACTATTGCATGGTCTGGTGGTGAAATTAACTGGGACGCATCAGACATCAGTGATCCAGGCTATTATTATGCTATTGTCAATGAAATCAACATTACCTGTTATGATCCCCCAAGTTCTGTTAAGAAAAACGGTACTTCTGCCTATATTTACACTTCATCCGAcgaatttttggaaaaagacATCGCTATAACTGATGATGAAGTCATGATGGATACCGATGAAGGATCTGGATTGGACCCTCACAAGGGAGCCACCACATCTTCTGTCCAAAAAACTTCGTCTTCAACTTCAGCATCTTCAAAGAGTTCCTCTGAAGCTTCTTCTAGCCACAGCACCTCAACGAAGAAGGGTAGCAAGACTACTTCTGCgtcctcttcatcatcatcttcttcttcttcttcttcttcttcttcttctacaaAGAAGGGAGATAAGGATATCTCGGCTTCAACTTCTCTTGTATCTCCTTCATCAAGTGGAGCCGCATCCAGCAGCACAGGCTCGGCAAGCAGTGCCGGTATGGGTGCTAACATTGCTACAAACTGGGGCCTGACTGCTGTATGCGTTGTCCTGGGTTATATAATATAGAAGAATTTgcatttgaaaagaaacaaaagaaattcaaaaatatagacattttttatttgcatgcatataaaataaataatagtgaataaataataataaacaataataaacaataatagtaaAACTGAGATATTTAAAAATCCCGTCTGGCGCCACCGGCTTATTTGGCGGCTTTCGTCATATAAGTAATCAAATCATTTCtgtctttttcctttttcaaccCGGCAAAGGCCATCTTGGTACCAGGAATATATTTCTTTGGGTTAGTCAAGTACTCGGACATGTTGTTCTCATCCCATTGAACgttctttttgatatttgcaTCCGTGTATGAGTAGCCCTTCACTTGACCAGAGTGTCTGCCAAAGATACCATGCAGATTAGGACCCACTTTATTGGGACCCCCCTCTTCTATTGTGTGGCATTGTTGACATCTGGTTTTAAATAGAGTTGCACCTTTCTTTCCAGAACCTGGTTTGAACTCTGCACTTTCTTTAGCCATATTTTAATTGTAATGTAGGGTGATGTGTAGATGGTTATGcgtatatgtatatgcGTATATAGGTCTCCGATTAAGTTCTAGTTCAGCAAGACAGGTACCTACTTAGACACCTATGCTCGAGCTGCAATGATCTGTATATATAcgccttttcttttccccCTTGTGGTCACATGCAGTTGTTCAAACATGGGAAATGCCCTCGCTATTATCGCTATTTGCTTCTGAAAAGCTAGCAAAAAGACCCCTCGACTATGCGCTGCAGTGTTTTCTATGTGAAGGCACGAAGGAACGTCTTTTGTTAAGGGGTCTCGTCACCCGGCCGCCAattcgtttcttttttcgcatttttttccagaCTGAAATGCCAATGATAATACCGATGATGGAGGAGCGAGATGAGTTGGCGTCGAGTGTTCATTGGGCAAGAGGTTCTGCCAGCTCGTATAATGACAATGGGAGGCGCTTATTCAACTTATTTGCTTGACATCGAGGGGACAGTGTGTCCGATCTCGTTTGTGAAAGAGACTTTGTTCCCGTATTTTACAGAGCAAGTGTCGCAATTGGTGTTGCAGCAGGATTCAGGGGACTCCCCGATTTCTGAGATCCTGTCACAGTTTCACATTGAAGATAAACAGCAGCTGCAGGCGCACATCTTGGAGTTGGTGGCGAACGATGTTAAGGACCCCATCTTGAAGCAGTTGCAAGGCTATGTTTGGGCTCAGGGCTATGAAACCGGCCAGATCAAAGCACCCGTTTATGCAGATGCCATTGATTTCATCAAGAGAAAGGACCGTGTGTTTATCTACTCCAGTGGGTCTGTAAAGGCGCAGAAGCTGTTGTTTGGATACGTTCTGGACCCCAATGTGCTTACGCACGATTCATTGGATCTGAATGCTAATATAAACGGGTATTTCGACATCAACACTTCCGGGAAGAAAACCGAGGCGCAATCATATGCTAATATCTTGCAAGATATCGGCGTGGGCGCTGGCGAGGTCTTGTTTTTGAGTGACAATCCTTTGGAATTGGATGCGGCTGCTGCTGTGGGGATGGCTACTGGGCTGGCTATACGACCTGGTAATGCACATGTACCCGATGCGCAAAAGTACCAAGTCTacaagaattttgaagatcttTAAGCAGGCATAtgcgaaaaaaattatattattatttactaTTATCAAGATTACTATCTCTCTGCTTTATTCTCTTCTAGCATATATAGATACACATGATCCCTAAGTAAGTATTTTTCCTTGCCTAAAAAATGGTATAACAAAGACGAATTAAAAGCCGAGACATATAATGCGGACAAGGATACCTGCAATCTCAATCTGCATGATCGCTGAATAGGATGTTAGCTGCggcttcttcatttttatcGCATGCGAAATACACCTGAATGACTAGATCTCTTTCAAACCCCAATTCGCATAAGCGCGAAATGGCTTGGTCGTCTTCAGGGGTATAGTTCACTTGGAAAGAGCCTTCGCCTTCACCTTCGCCTTCACCTTGTCCTAGTCCCACAGCATCACCTTCTCCTGCACTTTCGATGTCTTCTCCCTCCACCATGTCGTTTGTGCCCTCCATAACATCTTGCATATTATCACCAACGGCTTCCAATAACATAGAAACAAACACCTCTGGGTTCGCCATGATATGTTCGCGTAATTGCGGATATCTTGCACTTATGTTTTCTAATAATGGGGCCAAAGCTTCTGGGTTACCTGAAACGACTTGTCTTAGTGATAATAAATCTTCTACAGTTAAGCCGATGGAACCCGGTGGGCCGCCCTGTGCGGCACCGGCGGCACCTCCTGCTGAACCAAGCCCGCCAGATGAAGCATTGTCGCCTTGAGCAGCTTGTGCAAATAGGTCATCTTCGGCTGGTAGGTCTGACGTGGCGGCGGTAGCTGCGGCCGATGATTCTTCGGTCGCAGCCGCAGCTTGTTGCTGTGGCTCCGGTTGGCGTAGATTCTCTGGAATTCCCATTAGTAAGTATTCCACGGCTCTGTCCGGGTTGTTGAAGGCAGCTCTTAGGGCACGCTCGACTTCTTCTCTTGGATATCCCATCTCCATGATTCTCTCTATGGTTTCGCTTCTCTGGGTCCCCACAACGAATCCCGGTGTAGAAGCAGATCCGGCTGGTTCTGTAGTAGAGGATTGCTCTTCTTGTGGTTGCGAGCCTTCGGTAGCAGCGGTGGTGGTTTCGGTGGCGGGTGCGTCCGTACTGGCGGTTGCTGGTTCTGTAGATTCGTTTCTGGCAGGGGCGGTAGTCTCCGGAACGACTGGAGGCTCTGTTACCTTGGtctttgttgattttttttgagaaatcaTGAAAACGACTTGATCACCATCTTTTAGCCCACATTCTGACACAGTTTTGGAATCTTGAAGTACTTTACCTGAGTAGATCAGTTTTATTTGAGATTCTTCGCACGAGCTCGATTGAGCCAGTTTAGTCTTAGCCTCGAAAATTGTGTTTGAAGGTTCCAAATCCAGAGGGACTTTctcctttttgaaatttttaaaagttAAACTAACCATTATTATGTTTGCTGTTGGTATTTTGATGTGGTTTGTGGTAGGAAGGGAAGTTAAATGGCTCTTTTCTAATTGTTGGCGGAAAAATAATTGAATGGTAGCACCTTTGTCTTCAAACGGTCTTGGTTAATAGCTTGGACTGGAAAAGGGGGGGGGGGACAACAATCTTCCTAACTTATCCTTTCAGCAAACACTGAGCAGCAAACAGTTNNNNNNNNNNNNNNNNNNNNNNNNNNNNNNNNNNNNNNNNNNNNNNNNNNNNNNNNNNNNNNNNNNNNNNNNNNNNNNNNNNNNNNNNNNNNNNNNNNNNNNNNNNNNNNNNNNNNNNNNNNNNNNNNNNNNNNNNNNNNNNNNNNNNNNNNNNNNNNNNNNNNATAAtgaaagagagaaagaaaaaaaaaaatttccagTTCGCCACCGAGCCGTACAGAGTGATGGTAATACCAATGGCACAGTAATTcactcaaaaaaaaaaatgacaatgataaatattattattagtatatgtatgtataaCTATAGTAATGCGTATACAATGTGTAGGCCACTAAAAAGTCGGGCCTAGTTTCTATCAGGGTCGAAGTCCAATGGAACCTCTTTAGGGagcattttcttgttcttatCGTTGCCGTCAAGAAGTTTCCCCTGCGGGTTGTTGTCttgttgtttcttttgctgctgttgttgctgttgctgttgctgttgctggtTGTTTGGAGAGACGAATTCGCCCTTTGAGTCCACCAGTTCCGAGCCATCGCCTTCTTCAGACCAGTCCACGGTAACTTTGCTATTTAGGGTAGAGTCGATGTTTTTCAAGATGGAGTCTCTTTCTTCGGTCCATTGATATCTGACGTCCTCGAACCCAATGTCCCAGATCTTGTTGTAGAACTCGCGGATTCtctcttcttccaatttcCGCTTCTCTTCTTCGGCCATCCAGGCCATGTGTTTTAAGTCATCACTGGAAGGCTCGTAAATATGCCAGATTACATAGTGGGGCAGGCCGATAACGTTGTAGTTCATTCTGCGAGACAATCTGCCGAATGCTTCTGTCTCTGCGTGCTTTTCGAAGGAGAAAGCCGGGAAGTGCGAGCCTGTTCTGAAGACCTTGGCCTTTGCCAGGATAGAGACACCTCCGATACCGTCCAGTTCCATTTCGTCTTCAGGATTACCGTTTGGGTCTCTCATGTAGGCGAGATGTGGTCTCCAAGTGGCGTACTCAGGGTACCCCTCCACGATGACGGCGTCTTCGTCGAGGGCGTCGGCCAGTTGGAGGCCACCTTCGGACTCCTTCCAAGAGTTCAGATCGTAAGGCTGGATGTTCCCCAGCCAGTCTGGAAGTGGTCTCCAAACGTTGGGGACGATGACGTCCTTGTCGTGATGCATTAGGTCTTCCATGATGGTGGAGGGAATGGTTTCGACGTCCACGTCTCTCCAGTAGACCCAGGAGTGGTATGGCTTCAGAGCCACGGACCCGAGCCAGTTACGAGCCCTGGCCATGAGTTTCCTTCTGGGGCCCTGAGCGCCGAACCCGTGACGGTCAGAAAAGGACTGGCCGATGATTTGGCCAAAGTCCTTCTCGTAGATCTCAATGTTGCCGAACCGCTTGGTCTTGTCTTGCTGCGACTGGGCCATCTGCAGTTTAGACAGCAGCACGCCCATGGTGTTGTCGGACGAGTCGCTGACTAGGAAGGACAGATCAATCAGGTTGTGCGGATATGACATGGTGTTAAGATGGTCGAAGAACATGGGCAGATGCTCCGAGGCGTCTCTCAACGGCACACAGAACAGGATGCGGTCGCCCTGCTGCCAGCCGTCCTGGTTGCCCTGGTAATTTCGCAGGTCGTAGAACTCCACGCCGGGAGTGTTTTTAAAATCAGGCACGTAGGGTTTAAAGATGCCCTGAAAGGACAGCAGCTGGAATAGCGATATGGAGAAGAACGAGAGCACGAGTCTCGTGAGGAAGAACACGGTAAGCAGCGTTCCAGCGATGCTTATCGTGGTGGGGTTAAAACTGAGATTTCTTTTACTGTACTTCATTCTGGGCGTGCTTGCATAAAAGCTCCAAGGATTGTTTGTCGACTGCctaacaaaaaaaataaataaatgaGGAAAAGGGAGAAAGGCCGGAAAAGAGAGTGAGAGAGAGATGGAAAGATAAAATAGCGATAATTGCACCAGCGGTCGCGTAGTATCTCCTTAGGAATAGTTTAAATGCGCTGCCTGTTGCCCTCTGTCAACTGAATCTCGGCGTACTAAAACACTgtttatagttttttttatttatgttttatttttttttcatgttttcATGATTCCATCTTCCACAACTCTTTTTCACGATGAGACGAGGCGGGCAAGAGAATGcggaaaaaggaaaaacaaaaaaagaacacaaTGGTGGGGGGAGGGGGGTAAGAGGAAACACGCGAATCACGAATCACGAACCACGAACCACGAACCACTAgaacatgaacatgaacGTGAACGTGAACATGTAGTGAAACAAGACAACGACAACGACAACGACAAGAAGGAAGGAACGAAGGAACCAAAGATTCCTCCCCACCTGGCACTGAGTCAGCAACAACACGGGCCGGGTCAGATGGGTAGGCCCGCTATTGCAGCGCAACACAGCTTGGCTCGTTTGGTTTGGCTTGTAAAAGAGCACGAGCAGATATATCCGGCTCAACAGTATAAGCTACGATAAGTCCTGGCTATTGGCCTCGTTCTGGAGccattttgttctttattAGTTCCTCTGAGGGGAACAGCAAGAACGGGAGAAGCGGCGCCATGGCACAGAGAGAACGCTGCAGCCAGGCTGCGAGGGGCCAAGAGCCGGTAACTACGCAGCACCCACACCCCTCAGCTGCGGAGTGTCTGAACCCATACCCCGGCACGTGGTCGGAGCGATATATCGGCTCCGTGCGACACGACGCGGACCCTCTTGCACCGCACTCAGCGCAGGAACCGCCGCAGGAGCACAAACAAAACGCCGTCGCCCGAAAAAAAGTTTCGAATGCGAAGGAACTGTGggaataaaaaattttcgtcgtcgtcgtcgtcgtcgaTCGGCTTTTGGCCGCGGTGATCGTCGTGTTCCACGATTATATAATGCACATGGTTTTTACCATATCTTACCATTGGATCCCTCATTTCctggtttttctttcccatTTATATTTCTactattctttttcattttttgtcTAGTTTAGGTCTATAGCCAATTATCCATAGACTCTCccacacacacatacacacacacacacatacaaTGTCTGACGAAGAACACACCTTTGAAACCGCCGATGCCGGTACCTCCACCACCTACCCAATGCAATGTTCCGCTTTGAGAAAGAGTGGTTTCGTTGTCATCAAGGGTAGACCATGTAAGATTGTCGACATGTCCACCTCCAAGACCGGTAAGCACGGTCACGCAAAGGTCCACATGGTCGCCATTGATATCTTCACTGGTAAGAAGTTGGAAGATTTGTCTCCATCTACTCACAACATGGAAGTTCCAGTTGTCAAGAGAAACGAATACCAATTGTTGGACATCGATGACGgtttcttgtctttgatGAACATGGACGGTGACACCAAGGATGACGTCAAGGCCCCAGAAGGTGAATTGGGTGACACCATGCAAGCCGCTTTCGACGAAGGTAAGGACTTGATGGTCACTATCATCTCCGCCATGGGTGAAGAAGCCGCCATCTCCTTCAAGGAAGCTGCTAGATCCGATTAAGAGTCGCTCCGCCATGAAATGGGACACATAAAATGACagatgaaagaaaactcCGACCCCTTTCCATCACATCATGCACTCTCTGCTGAACCGgggttttttctttgtaactttttttttttcgttctcCTAAAGCATTCACAAataaatcttttcttttattttctatttattttgttatttatcatctatatatttagcaacaatatattttgtttttaatcGTATTCTTCCTTTCTCTACTTCATGCAGACGCCTGACTGATATGATTTCCATATGTGTGCGTCCTTGCCGCTAGAAGCAGCCGGGCGGGGGGCGGTGGCAAAAATCGCAAAAGTAAAAGCCGAGGGTTCCGGACCGAAGAAAACAGGAGCCGATTCTTATTGACTGGGGTCGGTTCTGACTCTGGTTTATTCATAATAACAAGGCAACTTGGCCGAGTGGTTAAGGCGAAAGATTAGAAATCTTTTGGGCTCTGCCCGCGCAGGTTCAAATCCTGCAGTTGtcgttatttttctttttttcccttcgAGTCGCGGCGGTAAGAATTTATAACAATTACTTTTCCTAAAAGGGTAAAAGCTCGTGCACCaggaagaaagagaaaaaattggtCAAGAATCGTCTCATTCTGGTTTCTTTTGAACTGCTTCTCTGATTAAGAGGCAAAACGTACCGGGAAGAAGCGCTCTCGTGCAATTGCATACGCTAAGAACTACAACACACtcacacacacacacatacgCGACAACTATGGATAGCTCCACGGGTTTCAACGGAGATGCTACCACTTTCTTCGCTCCAGATGCTGTGTTTGGTGACAGGGTGCGTAGATTCCAAGAGTTTTTAGACACCTTCACCTCGTACAGGGATTCTGTGAGGTCCGTACAGATCTACAACCACAACAACGGGACAAACTACAGCGAGGACCAGGATGATGCTGGCGAACAGGATCTGCCCGGCGATGAGGACGGTGACGACCTggagaaggagaagaaaaccGCGTCCTCCACTGCATTGAACATACTCCCTCACAGAATTACCATTTCGCTAGACGACCTGAGGGAGTTCGACAGGTCCTTCTGGTCTGGAATCCTGACCGAACCCGCGTACTTCATCCCACCGGCTGAGAAGGCGCTCACCGATCTGGCGGATTCCATGGACGATGTCCCACACGCAAATGCTTCTGCGGTATCGTCTCACCATCCCTGGAGACTTTCGTTCAAGGGTTCATTTGGTGCGCACGCCCTGTCCCCGCGTACCATGACGGCCCAACACTTGAACAAACTAGTCTCTGTCGAAGGTATCGTCACTAAGACCTCGCTGGTCAGGCCAAAGCTTATCAGGTCCGTCCATTATGCGGCCAAGACCGGTAGATTCCACTACAGAGACTACACGGACGCCACCACGACCCTCACCACGCGTATCCCCACACCCGCCATCTACCCAACAGAAGACCCAGAGGGCAACAAACTAACCACGGAATATGGGTACAGTACTTTTATAGATCACCAGCGTATCACCGTGCAGGAAATGCCCGAAATGGCGCCCGCAGGTCAACTCCCCAGATCCATAGATGTCATTCTCGATGACGATCTTGTGGACAAGACCAAGCCCGGTGACAGAGTCAACGTCGTGGGTGTATTCAAGTCGCTGGGTGCTGGGGGTATGAACCAATCCAACTCTAACACGCTGATCGGGTTCAAGACGCTGATCCTAGGTAACACGGTATACCCCATGCATGCAAGATCTACAGGTGTCGCCGCAAGGCAAACTTTGACAGATTTCGACATCAGAAACATTAACAAACTgtccaaaaagaaagacatCTTTGATGTTTTATCTCAGTCCCTGGCACCCTCCATTTATGGGCACGATCATATTAAGAAGGCTATCCTATTGATGCTCATGGGTGGTGTggagaaaaatttggaaaacggTTCCCATTTGAGAGGTGACATCAATATCCTGATGGTGGGTGATCCCTCAACCGCCAAATCACAACTGTTGAGATTTGTGCTGAATACGGCATCTTTGGCTATTGCCACCACCGGTAGAGGTTCTTCCGGTGTGGGTTTGACCGCGGCAGTGACCACTGATAGAGAAACTGGTGAAAGAAGATTGGAGGCCGGTGCCATGGTTTTGGCCGATCGTGGTGTGGTGTGTATCGATGAGTTTGACAAGATGACCGATGTAGACAGAGTCGCCATCCATGAAGTTATGGAACAACAGACCGTGACAATTGCCAAAGCAGGTATCCATACAACTTTGAATGCTCGTTGTAGTGTCATTGCTGCAGCCAATCCTGTATTTGGTCAATACGACGTCAATAGAGATCCTCACCAAAATATTGCGCTGCCAGATTCGCTTTTGTCTCGTTTCgatttattgtttgttgTCACAGACGATATTAACGAAATCAGAGATAGGTCCATTAGTGAACACGTTCTAAGAACACATAGATACTTACCCCCAGGTTACTTGGAAGGTGAACCAATGAGGGAACGTTTGAATTTATCATTAGCCGTTGGCGATGACGCCGATATCAATCCTGAAGACCGTTCCACTTCCGGAACTGGTGGGGAAAATGAAGGggaagatgaggaagaccatgtttttgaaaaattcaaccCACTATTGCAAGCGGGTGCTAAATTAGCCAAAAACAAGGGTGATTATAACGGTACCGAAATTCCTAAACTAGTCACCATTCCATTCTTAAGAAAGTACGTTCAATATGCCAAGGAAAGAGTAATTCCACAATTAACACAAGAGGCGGTCAGTGTcattgtgaaaaattacacTGAATTAAGAAACGATGAGAACACCAAAAAATCACCTATCACTGCAAGAACTTTAGAAACTTTGATTAGATTAGCTACAGCACATGCTAAAGTCAGATTGTCCAAAACTGTCAACAAGACAGATGCCAAAGTGGCTGCTAATTTGCTAAGATTTGCCCTACTAGGTGAAGATATTGGTAACGATATCGATCAAGAGGAAAGCGAGTATGAAGAAGCCTTGTCTAAGAGATCACCACACAAATCGCCTAAAAAGAGACAAAGAGTCAGACAGCCGGCAAGTAATTCAGGGTCACCAATCAAAGCTACCCCAAGAAGATCAGCGGCACCGTCCGTCAACGCTACACCATCATCAGCGCGTAGAATACTACGTTTCcaagatgacgaagaacAAGGTAGCGGAGACGATAACGATATCATGTCGCCACTTCCCGTAGATGAAGAAGCCGAATTACAAAGAAGACTCCAATTGGGGC
Encoded here:
- the MCM3 gene encoding MCM DNA helicase complex subunit MCM3, with amino-acid sequence MDSSTGFNGDATTFFAPDAVFGDRVRRFQEFLDTFTSYRDSVRSVQIYNHNNGTNYSEDQDDAGEQDLPGDEDGDDLEKEKKTASSTALNILPHRITISLDDLREFDRSFWSGILTEPAYFIPPAEKALTDLADSMDDVPHANASAVSSHHPWRLSFKGSFGAHALSPRTMTAQHLNKLVSVEGIVTKTSLVRPKLIRSVHYAAKTGRFHYRDYTDATTTLTTRIPTPAIYPTEDPEGNKLTTEYGYSTFIDHQRITVQEMPEMAPAGQLPRSIDVILDDDLVDKTKPGDRVNVVGVFKSLGAGGMNQSNSNTLIGFKTLILGNTVYPMHARSTGVAARQTLTDFDIRNINKLSKKKDIFDVLSQSLAPSIYGHDHIKKAILLMLMGGVEKNLENGSHLRGDINILMVGDPSTAKSQLLRFVLNTASLAIATTGRGSSGVGLTAAVTTDRETGERRLEAGAMVLADRGVVCIDEFDKMTDVDRVAIHEVMEQQTVTIAKAGIHTTLNARCSVIAAANPVFGQYDVNRDPHQNIALPDSLLSRFDLLFVVTDDINEIRDRSISEHVLRTHRYLPPGYLEGEPMRERLNLSLAVGDDADINPEDRSTSGTGGENEGEDEEDHVFEKFNPLLQAGAKLAKNKGDYNGTEIPKLVTIPFLRKYVQYAKERVIPQLTQEAVSVIVKNYTELRNDENTKKSPITARTLETLIRLATAHAKVRLSKTVNKTDAKVAANLLRFALLGEDIGNDIDQEESEYEEALSKRSPHKSPKKRQRVRQPASNSGSPIKATPRRSAAPSVNATPSSARRILRFQDDEEQGSGDDNDIMSPLPVDEEAELQRRLQLGLRVSPRRKEHLHTSDEGAPGPLTEMGTPRLPNVSSAGQDDEQQQYQQQQQSVISFENVEPGTISTGRLSLISGIIARLMQTEIFEEESYPVASLFERINEELPEEEKFSAQEYLAGLKIMSDRNNLMVADDKVWRV
- the ANP1 gene encoding Anp1p; this translates as MKYSKRNLSFNPTTISIAGTLLTVFFLTRLVLSFFSISLFQLLSFQGIFKPYVPDFKNTPGVEFYDLRNYQGNQDGWQQGDRILFCVPLRDASEHLPMFFDHLNTMSYPHNLIDLSFLVSDSSDNTMGVLLSKLQMAQSQQDKTKRFGNIEIYEKDFGQIIGQSFSDRHGFGAQGPRRKLMARARNWLGSVALKPYHSWVYWRDVDVETIPSTIMEDLMHHDKDVIVPNVWRPLPDWLGNIQPYDLNSWKESEGGLQLADALDEDAVIVEGYPEYATWRPHLAYMRDPNGNPEDEMELDGIGGVSILAKAKVFRTGSHFPAFSFEKHAETEAFGRLSRRMNYNVIGLPHYVIWHIYEPSSDDLKHMAWMAEEEKRKLEEERIREFYNKIWDIGFEDVRYQWTEERDSILKNIDSTLNSKVTVDWSEEGDGSELVDSKGEFVSPNNQQQQQQQQQQQQKKQQDNNPQGKLLDGNDKNKKMLPKEVPLDFDPDRN
- the HYP2 gene encoding translation elongation factor eIF-5A, producing the protein MSDEEHTFETADAGTSTTYPMQCSALRKSGFVVIKGRPCKIVDMSTSKTGKHGHAKVHMVAIDIFTGKKLEDLSPSTHNMEVPVVKRNEYQLLDIDDGFLSLMNMDGDTKDDVKAPEGELGDTMQAAFDEGKDLMVTIISAMGEEAAISFKEAARSD